A genome region from Cydia pomonella isolate Wapato2018A chromosome 21, ilCydPomo1, whole genome shotgun sequence includes the following:
- the LOC133529893 gene encoding uncharacterized protein LOC133529893: MEPTERSEYVKNNNLCYNCLVPGHSASKCRVPVSCRICHRRHHSLLHQLKQTEPVAPTSPSQPLASSLHVVEDIEEVQANTVIALHLTTRQKSALLATAVVEARSNQGHIIPLRALIDQGSEESFISEKAAQLLKLDRQHVRGSITGLGPMRTEINHVCELQIKSQWDKTFVLPVKAYVMSKQLTKKLPKKHIVQQPWPHLQGLQLADPNYNNSGPIDLLLGVRVYARILQAELVKGPPGTPCAQRTDLGWILFGESDSTSQEDSYIVMHHQVDIEDTLKSLWEIETDTKRKYTKEEQCEEIYEITVTRNQEGRYIMKLPFKTENPRVLDGNTKEIAKRRFMQLERKFKRSPNLKTEYIKGINDYLDEGHLEEVPTTSMFAWTDSSIVIAWLCGEPNRWKPFVANRVVEIVENLNNKHWYHVQSKDNPADIASRGMKLSTLKNYDLWWHGPSWLSEKEINISKQEDFTTDEEIKVQKIQTYLNIEDLEKQEKTLTTQFGDFDKLTELLKSIVYCRRFLNYKKNPDGIDKDITTMELQNAMNICIKMAQQEEYQEEIERLISNKQVKRKSCLRSLAPYVDENKFLRVGGRLRYANIDENRKHPIILGNKNSLVPLIIADAHTRTLHGTMAEMLCYLRSKYWILRAKSLVKRHIQKCLTCAKQNATSKPQIMGDLPETRVTPSRSFLHSGVDFAGPYQILTSKGRGGKTVKAYIAIFICMAVKAIHIELVGDLTSEAFIAAFKRFVARRGKCTHMWSDQGRNFVGANKEL; encoded by the coding sequence ATGGAACCTACGGAGAGAAGCGAATATGTCAAGAATAACAACTTATGTTACAACTGTCTAGTACCAGGGCATTCAGCATCAAAATGTCGAGTACCTGTGTCCTGTAGAATATGTCACCGACGTCATCACTCCCTTCTACATCAACTAAAGCAGACTGAGCCTGTGGCCCCTACGAGTCCCTCACAACCACTGGCTTCATCATTACATGTTGTAGAAGACATAGAAGAAGTACAAGCAAACACAGTGATCGCGTTACATCTCACTACTAGACAGAAATCAGCACTACTAGCGACTGCTGTGGTGGAAGCAAGAAGCAACCAAGGTCACATCATTCCACTGCGCGCGCTAATAGACCAAGGTTCCGAAGAATCATTTATAAGCGAGAAAGCGGCTCAACTGCTCAAGCTTGACCGACAACATGTAAGGGGTAGCATCACGGGCTTGGGTCCTATGAGAACAGAAATCAACCACGTCTGTGAGCTACAAATAAAATCACAGTGGGATAAAACATTTGTCCTACCGGTCAAAGCTTATGTAATGTCGAAACAGCTGACCAAGAAGTTACCCAAGAAGCATATTGTTCAACAACCATGGCCTCATTTACAAGGATTACAGCTAGCAGATCCTAATTACAACAACTCGGGACCCATAGATCTCTTGCTAGGGGTCCGAGTATATGCTAGAATACTGCAAGCAGAACTAGTCAAAGGTCCACCAGGTACACCATGCGCACAAAGAACTGACCTGGGCTGGATTCTTTTTGGAGAGAGTGATAGCACATCACAAGAAGATTCTTACATCGTCATGCACCATCAGGTCGATATAGAAGACACACTGAAATCTCTATGGGAAATAGAAACAGACACTAAGAGAAAATACACCAAGGAAGAACAATGTGAAGAAATCTATGAAATAACAGTCACTCGAAACCAAGAAGGAAGATACATTATGAAGCTTCCATTTAAGACTGAGAATCCAAGAGTACTTGATGGAAATACAAAAGAGATAGCTAAAAGGAGATTCATGCAATTGGAAAGAAAGTTTAAGCGTTCGCCGAACCTGAAAACAGAATACATAAAGGGTATTAATGATTACCTGGATGAGGGACATCTAGAAGAAGTACCAACTACAAGCATGTTCGCATGGACCGACTCTTCGATAGTGATCGCTTGGCTTTGTGGAGAACCCAATAGATGGAAACCGTTTGTAGCCAACCGCGTCGTAGAAATTGTTGAGAACTTAAACAACAAACACTGGTATCATGTGCAATCTAAAGATAACCCTGCAGATATCGCTTCAAGAGGAATGAAACTGTCCACACTTAAGAACTATGATCTGTGGTGGCACGGCCCGAGCTGGTTAtctgaaaaagaaataaatattagtaaacaAGAGGATTTTACAACAGATgaagaaataaaagtacaaaaaattcaaacttaCCTGAATATTGAGGACCTGGAAAAACAAGAAAAGACATTGACTACACAATTTGGAGATTTTGATAAATTAACTGAACTACTTAAAAGTATTGTCTATTGCCGAAGATTCCTAAACTACAAGAAAAATCCAGATGGCATTGACAAAGATATAACTACAATGGAATTACAAAACGCCATGAATATTTGCATAAAAATGGCACAGCAAGAAGAATATCAAGAAGAAATAGAACGGTTGATATCAAATAAACAAGTCAAAAGAAAGAGCTGCTTACGATCCCTCGCCCCATACGTAGATGAAAACAAATTCCTCAGGGTGGGCGGTCGCCTCAGATATGCAAATATAGATGAGAACAGAAAGCATCCAATCATTCTGGGAAACAAGAACTCGTTAGTACCACTAATAATTGCTGACGCACATACGAGAACGCTTCATGGCACTATGGCTGAAATGCTATGCTACTTACGTTCTAAATACTGGATATTACGAGCAAAGTCCTTAGTCAAGAGACACATACAGAAATGCCTTACTTGTGCAAAACAAAATGCTACGTCGAAACCTCAAATCATGGGAGATTTACCGGAGACGAGAGTCACTCCTTCGAGGTCATTTCTACACAGTGGAGTAGACTTTGCAGGGCCATACCAGATATTGACGTCTAAAGGCAGAGGAGGAAAAACTGTGAAAGCATacattgctatttttatttgtatggccGTCAAAGCAATTCACATTGAACTAGTTGGAGACCTTACTTCAGAAGCGTTCATAGCAGCATTCAAACGCTTCGTCGCTAGAAGAGGAAAATGTACTCACATGTGGAGCGACCAGGGTAGAAACTTTGTAGGTGCTAACAAAGAACTGTAG